A stretch of Miscanthus floridulus cultivar M001 chromosome 13, ASM1932011v1, whole genome shotgun sequence DNA encodes these proteins:
- the LOC136499773 gene encoding uncharacterized protein, with protein MQRGAASARADPKEPVAQGEAAEVTPTQAGEGAPLPYELEARGSDEVEASLVAEATEVEAPRTSKAKATEAGVPRTAEAALAGATARGTTEATMAEAGAPGTTEAGAAEADVIAAKPVAWEVEMKMAEASVPPLVQGLPLLWESAREVEVHSISSGDTSQGREGADAEAVSTMEQPAPASELETKVTRAAEASVAVQTVLETEIGEHDTLKSAARTACEALEVEGVQSGSSLGSSLITLSGQVRERLRGALHMGVKRALAIIASHDIGVNLKAISDGYILPDDDGEVNEEVAKLMEAAKGPGTTLAKLFEEEVVPPTLSANAGDPEP; from the exons aTGCAACGTGGCGCagcatcggcgagggccgacccgaaggagccggtcgcccaaggagaggctgcCGAGGTGACCCCGACACAAGCGGGGGAGGGAGCACCTCTGCCCTATGAGCTCGAGGCCCGTGGGTCAGATGAGGTCGAGGCGTCCTtagtcgctgaggccaccgaggtcgaggccccccgTACCTCTAAGGCCaaggcgacggaggccggggtGCCTAGGACTGCCGAGGCCGCGTTGGCTGGGGCCACAGCCcgcgggaccaccgaggccacaatggcggaggccggagcccccgggaccaccgaggccggggCGGCCGAGGCCGATGTGATCGCGGCGAAGCCGGTGGCCTgggaagtggagatgaagatgGCGGAGGCCTCGGTACCGCCCCTGGTCCAAGGCCTACCGCTATTGTGGGAGAGTGCCcgagaagtggaggtccattcgatctcctccggtGATACTTCCCAGGGGAGGGAGGGGGCAGATGCCGAGGCGGTCAGCACCATGGAGCAGCCTGCTCCGGCCTCtg AGTTGGAGACGAaggtcacccgggcagccgaggcctctgtcgccgtgcagacggtgctcgagaccgagatcggggagcacgacacGCTGAAGAGTGCtgcccgtaccgcctgcgaggccctagaggtcgagggggtccagtcgggcagctccctcgggAGCAGCCTGATCACGTTGAgtggccaagtgcgcgagcgacttcgaggggcgctgcacatgggCGTTAAGCGCGCCCTGGCCATCATTGCCTCGCACGACATCGGCGTCAACCTCAAGGCCATCAGTGATGGATACATCCTGCCCGACGATGATGGGGAGGTCAACGAGGAGgtagcgaagctgatggaggcggcaaaGGGCCCCGGCAcgacgctggccaagctgttcgaagaggaggtggtccctccaaCGCTGTCCGCTaatgctggagaccctgagccttga